One stretch of Astatotilapia calliptera chromosome 3, fAstCal1.2, whole genome shotgun sequence DNA includes these proteins:
- the LOC113018954 gene encoding uncharacterized protein LOC113018954 codes for MGATLLCELGLFLLCTLLCSGHAQGDLAAVLTIEPKSSSYFIGEFVTFKCDMNEGRDTDWYYEIKKDGRDYVPYREHKDYTLEMRSTDRSGKYQCYGSSKWSDYTKNSNTVSVTVLGKPRATLTAGTTIIPAGGSVTLTCSVQSSDGWKYEWFRRTQKTSEVPIRGQQNRDIRVSEGGIYSCRGTRGNPVYYTDISDDVTIEKTISNKVVVKQRPNWPQIFRGETITLTCEVQEGGETTEWEYEWRGPSTPTQWTHNNDVTFRVSESSSGDYMCKSRRRDDSYSSTEWSEAFTLSASTDQPRAQITSDMRDIPVAGSVTLTCSVNSSSSSGWKYYWYRDENSSEPLTTQDAVFHSNGQISVSQEGLYRCRGGRGNPVYYTEDSQSVRIDHRDVPTAEISLFPVLMIVGLISGITLIFLLLLYCCKKFKGAANEQTLNRDEDQQQVYSSLLHGDRCVYETVRRCENTENGPAEGDYTNVTSVIQLRVINKTRQRGDPEESSDYNDVNPNSATALKS; via the exons ATGGGAGCCACTTTGCTCTGTGAGCTGGGCCTATTCT TGCTCTGTACGCTCCTCTGCAGTGGACACGCTCAAGGTGA TCTAGCTGCTGTGCTAACTATTGAACCCAAATCATCCAGTTATTTCATTGGAGAGTTTGTTACCTTCAAGTGTGACATGAATGAAGGAAGAGACACTGACTGGTATTACGAAATCAAGAAGGATGGTCGAGACTATGTCCCCTACAGGGAGCACAAAGACTACACATTAGAAATGAGATCTACAGATCGCAGTGGTAAATACCAGTGCTATGGCAGCTCAAAGTGGTCAGATTATACAAAGAACAGTAATACTGTCTCTGTAACTGTATTAG GTAAACCCAgggccacactgacagcaggaacaacaatcataccagcagggggcagtgtgacactgacctgctctgtgcagagctctgatggatggaaatatgagTGGTTCAGACGAACCCAAAAAACCTCTGAAGTTCCAATAAGAGGtcaacaaaacagagatatCAGAGTATCTGAAGGAGGAATCTAcagctgcagaggaacaagaggaaacccagtttactacactgatataagtgatgatgtcaccattGAGAAAACCA TTTCCAATAAAGTTGTTGTAAAACAACGACCCAACTGGCCTCAGATATTCAGAGGTGAGACGATCACTCTGACATGTGAGGTGCAGGAAGGAGGTGAAACCACTGAGTGGGAGTATGAATGGAGAGGACCCAGCACACCTACACAGTGGACACACAATAATGATGTGACATTCAGAGTTTCTGAGTCCAGCAGTGGAGACTACATGTGTAAGAGTCGACGCAGAGATGACTCATATTCttcaacagagtggagtgaagCCTTCACATTGTCAGCATCAA CAGATCAACCAAGGGCTCAAATAACGTCTGATATGAGAGACATTCCAGTAGCGGGCAGTGTgaccctgacctgctctgtgaactcatcatcatcatctggatggaaaTACTACTGGTACAGAGATGAGAACTCCTCTGAACCTCTGACCACACAAGATGCAGTTTTCCACTCAAATGGACAAATCAGTGTCTCACAGGAAGGACTCTacaggtgcagaggaggaagaggaaacccagtttactacacagaggacagccaGTCAGTCAGGATTGATCACAGGG ATGTCCCCACTGCTGAAatctctttgtttcctgttctgatGATTGTTGGACTAATTTCTGGAATTACATTGATTTTCCTCCTGCTCTTGTATTGCTGCAAAAAGTTCAAAG GTGCTGCTAATGAGCAGACGCTCAATCGGGATGAAGATCAGCAGCAAGTGTACTCCTCTCTTCTTCATG gtgatcGTTGTGTCTATGAGACAGTCAGAAgatgtgaaaacactgaaaatg GTCCAGCAGAAGGTGATTACACCAATGTCACATCTGTGATTCAGCTCAGAGTCATTAACAAGACAA GGCAACGTGGTGACCCAGAGGAGAGCTCTGACTACAATGATGTCAATCCAAATTCAGCCACAGCTCTAAAATCTTAA